In Microbacterium sp. SLBN-146, one genomic interval encodes:
- the mnhG gene encoding monovalent cation/H(+) antiporter subunit G, with protein MTDAGWTEPDVDSWIDLVAGILILIGALLCLTAAIGLLRFTDVPTRLHAATKPQVLGLILICLAVALSLRTWPVVAFLVPVVLIQLATAPLSAHMIGRQAYRNGTIAERSLYVDELADSQRTPPAAGG; from the coding sequence ATGACGGATGCCGGCTGGACGGAGCCCGATGTCGACTCCTGGATCGATCTCGTCGCCGGAATCCTGATCCTGATCGGCGCGCTGTTGTGCTTGACGGCGGCGATCGGTCTGCTGCGCTTCACCGATGTGCCGACCCGCTTGCACGCCGCGACGAAGCCTCAGGTTCTCGGACTCATCCTGATCTGCCTCGCCGTCGCACTGTCGTTGCGGACGTGGCCCGTCGTCGCCTTCCTCGTCCCCGTCGTGCTGATCCAACTCGCGACGGCGCCGCTCTCCGCCCACATGATCGGGCGCCAGGCCTACCGCAACGGCACGATCGCGGAGCGCTCGCTCTACGTCGACGAGCTCGCCGACTCCCAGCGCACCCCACCCGCCGCCGGCGGATGA
- a CDS encoding penicillin acylase family protein codes for MTKESDASPEPPVRARSRGRIIGLTAYSVFVGFVVVALIAAGFVVYTIQRSFPQLEGSIAVDGLASDVTVERDELGIPVITADTTDDLFFAQGYVHAQDRFWEMDFRRHVTSGRLSEIFGESQLGTDAFLRTLGWREIAEEEVAALDATTRAYYDAYADGVNAYLAENTGADASFEYAVLGLQNGDYEIEPWSPADSVAWLKAMAWDLRSNLEEETQRALLATDLGADELGALYPEYPFDTNPVIVPTISDVPDLGTATEDPGDAEAVPASIEWTEVDGVVEAASALLGGAGEGIGSNSWVVSGDLTETGMPLLANDPHLGAALPSVWHQIGLRCRAVTSDCAFDVAGFGFSGVPGVIIGHNDRIAWGFTNLTTDVADLYVEKIEGDAYWRDGELQPLEERTESLVVAGGDDVELVVRETSNGPIVSGLADDYTAIADDPPPGTGDAPAGEYAVSLKWTALSPGTTASAVFALNVAQDFDDFRYAASLFDVPAQNLVYADVDGNIGYQTPGKLPIRGAGDGWLPQPGWDSAYDWQGFIPFEELPVVLNPPEGYIVTANNAVVGPDYPYFLTRDWDYGWRAARIVDLIERKAARGPLTIDDMRDIQADNEFHMGRRLAASFVDIHTGRQGPDAALELLRSWDAQNDAGSPAAAYANVLWDELVQNLFVRGREDPAPTTDQGRLFLLVDELLQEASSPWWSNGGLDVSGRDAMLERTASEAYDRLAAMQGDNLARWNWGSLHALPLRSDTFGSSGIAPIEMLFNRGPYPVGGGSSVVNATGWDIGGDLATVTVPSMRMVVDLADFDASRWNHLTGASGHTFHPNYVDQTADWQAVNLTPWAFSPDAVTDAATHTLTLTPAG; via the coding sequence ATGACGAAGGAATCCGACGCCTCACCCGAGCCTCCGGTCCGCGCGCGCTCTCGCGGTCGCATCATCGGCCTCACGGCATACAGCGTCTTCGTCGGGTTCGTCGTCGTCGCGCTCATCGCGGCCGGCTTCGTCGTGTACACGATCCAGCGATCCTTCCCCCAGCTCGAGGGATCGATCGCCGTGGATGGGCTCGCGTCGGACGTCACGGTCGAACGCGACGAGCTCGGCATCCCCGTCATCACAGCCGACACCACTGACGACCTGTTCTTCGCCCAGGGCTACGTCCACGCGCAGGATCGATTCTGGGAGATGGACTTCCGACGACACGTCACGAGCGGGAGGCTTTCCGAGATCTTCGGCGAATCGCAGCTCGGTACGGACGCCTTCCTGCGCACACTCGGCTGGCGTGAGATCGCCGAGGAGGAGGTGGCGGCCCTCGACGCGACGACCCGGGCCTACTACGACGCCTACGCCGATGGGGTGAACGCCTACCTCGCCGAGAACACCGGTGCCGACGCGTCGTTCGAGTACGCCGTGCTCGGCCTGCAGAACGGTGACTACGAGATCGAGCCGTGGTCGCCTGCCGACTCGGTCGCGTGGCTCAAGGCCATGGCATGGGACCTCCGCTCGAACCTCGAGGAAGAGACGCAGCGCGCCCTCCTCGCAACGGACCTCGGCGCGGACGAGCTCGGGGCGCTGTACCCGGAGTACCCTTTCGACACCAATCCCGTCATCGTGCCGACGATCTCCGACGTCCCCGACCTGGGCACGGCGACGGAGGATCCCGGCGACGCCGAGGCCGTGCCCGCATCGATCGAGTGGACGGAGGTCGACGGGGTCGTGGAGGCGGCGAGCGCGCTGCTCGGCGGTGCCGGTGAGGGAATCGGTTCCAACTCCTGGGTCGTCTCGGGCGACCTGACAGAGACCGGGATGCCGCTGCTCGCCAACGATCCGCACCTGGGTGCTGCGCTGCCGAGCGTCTGGCACCAGATCGGCCTGAGGTGTCGCGCGGTGACGAGCGACTGCGCCTTCGATGTCGCGGGCTTCGGGTTCTCGGGAGTCCCCGGCGTCATCATCGGCCACAATGACCGCATCGCGTGGGGTTTCACGAACCTCACGACCGATGTCGCAGATCTCTACGTCGAGAAGATCGAGGGCGACGCGTACTGGCGGGACGGCGAGCTCCAGCCCCTCGAGGAGCGGACCGAGAGCCTCGTCGTGGCGGGCGGCGACGATGTCGAACTCGTCGTCCGCGAGACGTCGAACGGACCGATCGTGTCAGGCCTCGCCGACGACTACACCGCGATCGCCGACGACCCGCCGCCCGGCACGGGAGACGCCCCGGCGGGCGAGTACGCCGTGAGCCTCAAGTGGACGGCCCTCTCCCCCGGCACGACGGCGTCGGCGGTCTTCGCCCTCAACGTCGCGCAAGACTTCGATGACTTCCGGTATGCCGCGTCGCTCTTCGATGTTCCGGCGCAGAACCTCGTCTACGCCGACGTGGACGGGAACATCGGCTACCAGACGCCGGGCAAGCTCCCGATCCGCGGCGCGGGAGACGGGTGGCTGCCCCAGCCCGGATGGGACTCCGCGTACGACTGGCAGGGCTTCATCCCCTTCGAAGAACTGCCCGTCGTGCTCAATCCCCCCGAGGGCTACATCGTCACGGCCAACAACGCCGTCGTCGGCCCCGACTATCCGTATTTCCTGACCCGCGATTGGGACTACGGGTGGAGGGCCGCGCGGATCGTCGACCTGATCGAGCGGAAGGCGGCGCGAGGTCCGCTCACGATCGACGACATGCGGGACATCCAGGCCGACAACGAGTTCCACATGGGGCGGCGACTCGCGGCATCCTTCGTCGACATCCACACGGGCCGTCAGGGTCCGGATGCCGCGCTGGAGCTGCTGCGATCCTGGGACGCGCAGAACGATGCGGGCTCGCCTGCCGCGGCCTACGCGAACGTGCTGTGGGACGAGCTCGTGCAGAATCTGTTCGTGCGGGGGCGCGAGGATCCGGCTCCCACGACGGATCAGGGACGCCTCTTCCTCCTCGTCGACGAGCTGCTGCAGGAGGCGTCGTCGCCGTGGTGGTCCAACGGCGGGCTCGACGTCTCGGGTCGCGATGCGATGCTCGAGCGGACGGCGTCGGAGGCCTACGACCGTCTCGCCGCGATGCAGGGCGACAATCTCGCGCGCTGGAACTGGGGCTCGCTGCACGCCCTGCCGCTGCGCAGCGACACCTTCGGGTCGTCGGGGATCGCTCCGATCGAGATGCTCTTCAACCGTGGTCCGTATCCGGTGGGCGGCGGTTCGTCCGTCGTCAATGCGACCGGGTGGGACATCGGCGGCGATCTCGCGACCGTGACGGTGCCGTCCATGCGGATGGTCGTGGACCTCGCCGACTTCGACGCGTCACGCTGGAACCATCTGACCGGTGCGAGCGGGCACACGTTCCATCCCAACTACGTCGACCAGACCGCGGACTGGCAGGCCGTCAACCTCACCCCGTGGGCTTTCTCACCCGACGCCGTGACTGACGCGGCCACCCACACTCTCACTCTCACCCCCGCCGGCTGA
- a CDS encoding monovalent cation/H+ antiporter complex subunit F — protein sequence MSFLLIVIYTVFAVAALLTMWRIFVGPSILDRVVASDVLLTLVLCVLGAEMAINQHTRSLPAMLVIAAIGVFGSISIARFVARRDNNEQ from the coding sequence ATGAGCTTCCTTCTGATCGTCATCTACACCGTCTTCGCCGTGGCCGCGCTGCTGACGATGTGGCGGATCTTCGTCGGGCCCTCGATCCTCGACCGGGTCGTGGCATCCGATGTCCTGCTGACGCTCGTGCTCTGCGTCCTGGGTGCGGAGATGGCGATCAACCAGCACACGCGTTCCTTGCCGGCCATGCTCGTCATCGCCGCGATCGGCGTTTTCGGCTCCATCTCGATCGCCCGTTTCGTGGCGAGACGGGACAACAACGAACAATGA